A portion of the Pseudomonas protegens CHA0 genome contains these proteins:
- a CDS encoding malic enzyme-like NAD(P)-binding protein, with translation MSDLKTAALEYHANPRPGKLSVELTKATATARDLALAYSPGVAEPVREIARDPELAYKYTGKGNLVAVISDGTAILGLGNLGPLASKPVMEGKGVLFKRFAGIDVFDIEVDSESPQAFIDTVKRISITFGGINLEDIKAPECFEIERALIEQCDIPVFHDDQHGTAIVTAAGMINALEIAGKTLADAKIVCLGAGAAAISCMKLLVSMGAQIENIFMVDRTGVIHSGRDDLNQYKAVFAHATDKRTLADALQGADVFVGLSGPNLLSAEGLKSMAPNPIVFACSNPDPEIAPELAHATRDDVIMATGRSDYPNQVNNVLGFPFIFRGALDVRAKRINEEMKIAAANALRDLAKLPVPQEVCDAYGGIKLEFGREYIIPKPMDARLITVISDAVAKAAIETGVATLPYPKNYPLKSVDDVFNG, from the coding sequence ATGTCTGATTTGAAAACTGCCGCTCTCGAATACCATGCCAATCCTCGTCCAGGAAAGCTGAGTGTCGAGCTCACCAAGGCCACTGCTACCGCTCGTGATCTGGCGTTGGCCTACAGCCCCGGCGTAGCCGAGCCGGTACGCGAAATCGCTCGCGATCCGGAACTGGCCTACAAGTACACCGGCAAAGGCAACCTGGTTGCCGTCATTTCCGATGGCACCGCGATTCTCGGCCTGGGTAACCTCGGCCCACTGGCCTCCAAGCCAGTGATGGAAGGCAAGGGCGTGCTGTTCAAGCGTTTCGCCGGCATCGATGTATTCGACATCGAAGTCGACTCCGAAAGCCCGCAGGCTTTCATCGACACCGTCAAGCGCATTTCCATCACCTTCGGTGGCATCAACCTGGAAGACATCAAGGCACCCGAGTGCTTTGAGATCGAGCGCGCTCTGATCGAGCAGTGCGACATTCCGGTGTTCCACGATGACCAGCACGGCACCGCTATCGTTACCGCCGCCGGCATGATCAACGCCCTGGAAATCGCTGGCAAAACCCTGGCCGACGCCAAGATCGTCTGCCTGGGTGCCGGTGCTGCCGCCATCTCCTGCATGAAGTTGCTGGTGAGCATGGGTGCACAGATCGAAAACATTTTCATGGTCGACCGTACCGGCGTGATCCACTCCGGCCGTGATGACCTGAACCAGTACAAGGCGGTGTTCGCCCACGCCACCGACAAGCGCACCCTGGCCGACGCCCTGCAAGGCGCCGACGTGTTCGTCGGTCTGTCCGGCCCGAACCTGCTGAGTGCTGAAGGCCTGAAATCCATGGCGCCGAACCCGATCGTGTTCGCCTGCTCCAACCCTGATCCGGAAATCGCCCCGGAACTGGCGCACGCCACCCGCGACGACGTGATCATGGCTACCGGCCGTTCGGACTACCCGAACCAGGTGAACAACGTCCTGGGCTTCCCGTTCATCTTCCGTGGTGCCCTGGACGTACGCGCCAAGCGCATCAACGAAGAAATGAAGATCGCCGCGGCCAACGCCCTGCGTGACCTGGCCAAGCTGCCGGTTCCTCAGGAAGTGTGCGACGCCTACGGTGGCATCAAGCTGGAATTCGGCCGTGAGTACATCATTCCCAAGCCAATGGATGCCCGCCTGATCACCGTGATCTCCGATGCCGTGGCCAAGGCCGCCATCGAGACCGGCGTGGCTACCCTGCCGTACCCGAAGAACTACCCGCTCAAGAGCGTGGATGATGTGTTCAACGGTTAA
- a CDS encoding penicillin-binding protein 1A yields the protein MRLLKFFGWSIVAVFCGLLLALSGAFLYLSPGLPSVEALRSIQLQIPLRVYSSDGKLIAEFGEMRRTPIRFADIPPNFINALLSAEDDNFANHYGVDPSSLMRAATQLVKSGHIQSGGSTITMQVAKNFFLTSERSFSRKTTEILLALQIERQLTKDEILELYVNKIYLGNRAYGIEAAAQVYYGKSIRDVSLAQMAMIAGLPKAPSRFNPLANPARSKERRDWILGRMYKLGKITEAAYTEAINEPLNASYHVPTPEVNAPYIAEMARAEMVGRYGSDAYTEGFRVTTTVPSDLQEMANTAVHEGLMTYDQRHGYRGPESRLPGKTQAAWASELTKQRTISGLEPAIVTLVEKNGLQVLTRNGEEHVAWDSMKWARPFLNTNSMGPVPRQPADVAQVGDLIRVQRQADNSLKFSQIPVAQGALVTLDPQNGAIRALVGGFAFEQSNYNRAMQAKRQPGSSFKPFIYSAALDNGYTPASLVNDAPIVFVDEYLDKVWRPKNDTNTFLGPIRMREALYKSRNLVSIRLLQSMGVDRTIDYISKFGFNKQDLPRNLSLALGTATLTPMEIATGWSTFANGGYKITPYIIDKIESRNGELLFSANPPSAPTGNTATSGIAAPEHNFTINNVAGETSAPAATQAPAVAERIIDGRTTYILNSMLQDVIKLGTGRRALALGRTDLAGKTGTTNESKDAWFSGYNADYVTTVWTGFDQPESLGRREYGGTVALPIWMSFMGAALKDKPPHTQPEPEGILSLRVDPVSGRAATPGTPNAYFELFKSEDTPPSVNELGNGAVPGSPLPADEAAPIDLF from the coding sequence ATTCGTCTGCTGAAGTTTTTCGGGTGGTCCATCGTCGCGGTGTTCTGCGGGCTCCTCCTCGCCCTCTCCGGTGCGTTTCTCTATCTTAGTCCCGGCTTGCCGTCGGTTGAGGCCCTGAGAAGCATCCAGTTGCAGATTCCCCTGCGGGTGTACAGCAGCGACGGCAAACTGATCGCTGAATTCGGTGAAATGCGCCGTACCCCCATACGTTTCGCCGACATTCCGCCCAACTTCATCAATGCGTTACTAAGTGCTGAAGACGACAACTTCGCTAACCATTACGGGGTTGACCCCAGCAGCCTGATGCGTGCCGCAACCCAGCTGGTCAAGAGCGGACACATCCAGTCCGGCGGCAGTACCATCACCATGCAAGTGGCGAAGAACTTCTTCCTGACCAGCGAGCGCAGCTTCTCGCGCAAGACCACCGAGATCCTCCTGGCTCTGCAGATCGAACGGCAGCTGACCAAGGACGAGATCCTCGAGCTGTACGTCAACAAGATCTACCTGGGCAACCGTGCCTACGGGATCGAGGCAGCGGCCCAGGTGTATTACGGCAAGTCCATCCGTGACGTGAGCCTGGCGCAGATGGCGATGATCGCCGGCCTGCCCAAGGCGCCTTCGCGCTTCAACCCCCTGGCCAACCCGGCACGCAGCAAGGAACGTCGCGACTGGATCCTGGGGCGCATGTACAAGCTCGGCAAGATCACCGAAGCGGCCTATACCGAGGCAATCAACGAACCGTTGAACGCCAGCTATCACGTACCGACTCCGGAAGTGAACGCCCCGTACATCGCCGAGATGGCCCGGGCCGAAATGGTCGGCCGCTATGGCAGCGATGCCTACACCGAAGGTTTCCGGGTCACCACCACGGTGCCCAGCGATCTGCAGGAAATGGCCAACACCGCGGTCCATGAAGGCCTGATGACCTACGACCAGCGCCACGGCTATCGCGGCCCGGAATCGCGCCTGCCAGGCAAGACCCAGGCGGCCTGGGCCAGCGAACTGACCAAGCAGCGGACCATCAGCGGCCTGGAACCGGCGATCGTCACCCTGGTAGAGAAGAATGGCCTCCAGGTGCTGACCCGCAACGGCGAAGAACATGTGGCCTGGGACAGCATGAAATGGGCCCGGCCGTTCCTCAATACCAACAGCATGGGCCCGGTCCCGCGCCAACCGGCGGACGTGGCCCAGGTCGGCGACCTGATCCGCGTGCAGCGCCAGGCGGACAACTCGTTGAAGTTCAGCCAGATCCCGGTCGCCCAGGGCGCCCTGGTGACGCTGGACCCGCAGAACGGTGCGATCCGCGCCCTGGTGGGCGGCTTCGCCTTCGAGCAGAGCAATTACAACCGTGCGATGCAGGCCAAGCGCCAGCCCGGCTCCAGCTTCAAGCCGTTCATCTATAGCGCCGCCCTGGATAACGGCTACACCCCGGCCAGCCTGGTGAACGACGCACCTATCGTGTTCGTCGACGAATACCTGGACAAGGTCTGGCGCCCGAAGAACGACACCAACACCTTCCTCGGCCCGATCCGCATGCGCGAGGCGCTGTACAAGTCGCGCAACCTGGTGTCGATCCGCCTGCTGCAGAGCATGGGCGTGGACCGCACCATCGACTACATCAGCAAGTTCGGCTTCAACAAGCAGGACCTGCCGCGCAACCTGTCCCTGGCCCTGGGTACCGCAACCCTGACGCCGATGGAAATCGCCACCGGCTGGAGCACCTTTGCCAACGGCGGCTACAAGATCACCCCGTACATCATCGACAAGATCGAAAGCCGCAACGGCGAGCTGCTGTTCAGCGCCAACCCGCCAAGCGCCCCCACCGGCAATACGGCCACCAGCGGCATCGCCGCCCCTGAGCACAACTTCACGATCAACAACGTGGCCGGTGAAACCTCAGCTCCGGCAGCGACGCAAGCCCCGGCGGTTGCCGAGCGGATCATCGATGGCCGTACCACCTACATCCTCAACAGCATGCTCCAGGACGTGATCAAGCTGGGTACCGGACGCCGCGCACTGGCCTTGGGCCGTACCGACCTGGCGGGCAAGACCGGTACCACCAACGAGTCCAAGGATGCCTGGTTCTCCGGCTACAACGCCGACTACGTGACCACCGTATGGACCGGTTTCGACCAGCCGGAAAGCCTGGGGCGCCGCGAATACGGCGGCACCGTGGCACTGCCGATCTGGATGAGCTTCATGGGCGCCGCCCTCAAGGACAAGCCGCCACACACCCAGCCAGAGCCGGAAGGCATTCTCAGCCTGCGGGTAGACCCGGTCAGCGGCCGCGCCGCCACACCCGGCACGCCCAATGCCTACTTCGAACTGTTCAAGAGCGAAGACACTCCGCCCTCGGTCAATGAACTGGGCAATGGCGCCGTACCAGGCAGCCCGCTGCCGGCGGACGAAGCGGCGCCGATCGATCTGTTCTAG
- the pilM gene encoding type IV pilus assembly protein PilM: MLGLFSKKPSSLMGIDINATSVTLLALGRQGQGYRVEAYAREPLAPNTVLDQHIADPEALAAALSRAWLKTGSRLKGAAVAVAGEAVISKLIEMPAGLHTDELEQQVRLEAGQYIPYPLEDVALDFEVQGPVPGNPQRVQVLLVACRNERVEALETVLGLAGLTARVVDTQPLALERCLLLLAAHLPLATPGAVALLDIGPALSRFSVLHGQRVIYNREQLFGSGLLMEALQRRYGLTLEQALLAQSQDRLPQGCAEELLQPFEQEVLQQVSRSLQQFATSPQQQPLVQLLLAGDGSGLAGLERRVEGETGIDTSLANPFRAMPMGPRVDPQVLNEQAPNLLLACGLALRGFD, encoded by the coding sequence GTGCTTGGACTCTTCAGCAAAAAGCCGAGTTCCCTCATGGGGATCGATATCAATGCGACATCGGTCACGCTTCTGGCCCTGGGGCGCCAGGGGCAGGGGTACCGGGTCGAGGCCTACGCCAGGGAGCCCCTGGCGCCCAATACTGTGCTTGACCAACACATTGCCGACCCCGAGGCCCTGGCCGCGGCCCTGTCCCGCGCCTGGCTCAAGACGGGCAGCCGGCTCAAGGGGGCGGCGGTAGCGGTGGCCGGCGAGGCGGTGATCAGCAAACTGATCGAGATGCCGGCGGGCCTGCACACCGACGAACTGGAGCAGCAGGTCCGGCTGGAAGCCGGCCAGTACATTCCCTATCCCCTGGAAGACGTGGCCCTGGATTTTGAAGTGCAGGGGCCGGTGCCCGGTAATCCGCAGCGGGTTCAGGTGCTGCTGGTAGCCTGTCGCAACGAGCGGGTAGAAGCTCTGGAAACGGTATTGGGCCTGGCCGGCCTGACAGCCCGGGTGGTGGATACCCAGCCCCTGGCTCTGGAGCGCTGCCTGTTGCTGCTGGCGGCGCACCTGCCGCTGGCGACTCCTGGCGCCGTGGCGTTGCTGGATATAGGCCCGGCCCTCAGCCGTTTCAGCGTCCTGCACGGCCAGCGAGTGATCTATAACCGTGAGCAGCTTTTCGGTAGCGGGCTGCTGATGGAAGCGCTCCAGCGTCGATACGGGCTGACACTGGAGCAGGCATTGCTGGCGCAGAGCCAGGACCGTTTGCCACAGGGTTGCGCCGAAGAGTTGCTGCAACCCTTCGAGCAGGAGGTGCTGCAACAGGTCAGCCGTTCCCTGCAGCAGTTCGCCACCTCGCCTCAGCAACAGCCCCTGGTGCAACTGCTGCTGGCCGGAGACGGTAGCGGGCTGGCCGGCCTGGAGCGGCGGGTGGAGGGCGAGACAGGCATCGATACGTCGCTGGCCAATCCTTTCCGGGCCATGCCGATGGGGCCTCGAGTCGACCCCCAGGTATTGAATGAACAGGCGCCGAACCTGCTCCTGGCCTGTGGCTTGGCCCTGCGAGGGTTCGACTGA
- a CDS encoding PilN domain-containing protein translates to MARINLLPWREASRELRRRRFLQMLAMMVVLGGGVILLADAYISRVIERQHLRNQYLGQATARLDEQIASIQGLKAQRQQLLERMGIIEELQGNRSNSVRIFQQLARSLPDGVYFTEVDLQGQNLGISGAAESNNRVSDLMRNLQAAEGFAAPSLTEVKNAVDAQQGLNNLFRLNVGQTPGPTGELRQ, encoded by the coding sequence ATGGCGCGGATCAACCTGTTGCCCTGGCGCGAGGCCTCGCGCGAACTGAGGCGTCGGCGTTTCCTGCAGATGCTGGCGATGATGGTCGTGCTCGGGGGCGGGGTCATTCTGTTGGCCGACGCCTATATAAGCCGAGTGATCGAGCGCCAGCATTTGCGCAACCAGTATCTGGGCCAGGCGACGGCACGCCTGGATGAGCAGATCGCCAGCATCCAGGGGCTCAAGGCGCAACGACAGCAGTTGCTCGAACGCATGGGCATCATCGAAGAGCTGCAGGGCAACCGCTCCAACAGTGTGCGGATTTTTCAGCAGTTGGCCCGCAGCCTGCCTGATGGCGTGTACTTCACCGAGGTGGATCTGCAGGGGCAGAACCTTGGAATCAGCGGTGCCGCCGAGTCAAACAACAGGGTGTCCGACCTGATGCGCAATCTGCAGGCTGCCGAGGGTTTTGCTGCCCCCAGCCTGACCGAGGTGAAGAACGCGGTGGACGCCCAGCAAGGGCTGAACAACCTGTTCCGGCTGAATGTCGGGCAGACGCCCGGGCCAACCGGGGAGCTTCGGCAATGA
- a CDS encoding type 4a pilus biogenesis protein PilO, producing MTPRQWLAELRRIDLRELELANLGSWPGPARSLVAALLLLLVLLVGYGFYLSPHLEQLERQRQEEARLRQEFAGKARQGANLPRYQEQLAVIRNSFDLLLRQLPSDTEVPGLLEDISRVGLGSGLAFEEIRLQPEVARQFYVELPIQITVTGAYHDLASFVSGVAGLPRIVTLHDFRIQPVAAGNPALLRMSIEARTYRYDAPEPHS from the coding sequence ATGACCCCTCGACAATGGCTGGCAGAGTTGCGGCGTATCGATCTGCGGGAGCTGGAGCTGGCCAACCTGGGCTCCTGGCCCGGGCCGGCCAGGAGTCTGGTGGCGGCCCTGCTTCTGCTGCTGGTTCTGCTAGTGGGCTACGGCTTTTACCTGAGCCCGCACCTGGAGCAACTGGAGCGCCAGCGCCAGGAGGAAGCTCGTCTCAGGCAGGAGTTTGCCGGCAAGGCGCGCCAGGGAGCCAATTTGCCGCGCTACCAGGAGCAGTTGGCCGTCATACGCAACAGCTTCGACCTGCTGTTGCGTCAGTTGCCCAGCGACACCGAGGTCCCCGGCCTGCTGGAGGACATCAGTCGCGTGGGGCTGGGCAGTGGCCTGGCCTTCGAGGAAATCAGGCTGCAACCGGAGGTGGCCAGGCAGTTCTACGTCGAGTTGCCGATCCAGATTACTGTCACCGGGGCCTATCACGACCTGGCGAGCTTCGTCAGTGGCGTCGCCGGCCTGCCGCGCATCGTCACCTTGCATGATTTTCGCATTCAGCCTGTGGCGGCGGGCAATCCGGCGCTGTTGCGCATGAGCATCGAGGCGCGCACCTACAGGTACGACGCTCCGGAGCCGCACTCATGA